A genomic stretch from Penicillium digitatum chromosome 4, complete sequence includes:
- a CDS encoding Endosomal cargo receptor (Erv25), putative has translation MGTSPITLRGILGFFFVFVQLASALKFDLIATSGSGKNERCIRNFVSKDQLVVVTTIVGGTKADGQKVNIHIKDAMGNDHGRPKDVIGETRQIFTSPADTAFDVCFENQLIGHSTIQNPSRPIELDIEIGADARDWNSVQSQEKLKPVETDLRRIEEMVADVVTEMEYLRAREQRLRDTNESTNERVKWFAFGTMGMLVGLGAWQVVYLRAYFRSKHLI, from the exons ATGGGCACCTCACCTATCACGTTGAGGGGTATCcttggcttcttttttgtctTTGTTCAGCTTGCCAGCGCCCTGAAATTCGACCTCATCGCCACCTCAGGTAGTGGCAAGAACGAGAGATGCATTCGCAACTTCGTCTCGAAGGACCAGCTCGTCGTTGTCACTACCATTGTTGGCGGCACGAAGGCTGATGGCCAGAAGGTCAACATTCAT ATCAAGGACGCTATGGGAAATGATCACGGTCGCCCCAAGGATGTCATCGGCGAGACACGTCAGATCTTCACTTCGCCCGCGGACACGGCTTTCGACGTCTGCTTCGAGAACCAACTTATCGGCCACA GCACCATCCAGAACCCCTCCCGCCCCATCGAACTTGATATCGAGATTGGCGCAGACGCTCGCGACTGGAACAGTGTCCAGTCGCAGGAGAAGCTCAAGCCCGTTGAGACAGACCTCCGCCGTATCGAGGAGATGGTTGCCGATGTGGTGACTGAGATGGAGTACCTGCGTGCACGTGAGCAGCGTTTGCGTGATACCAATGAGAGCACCAATGAGCGTGTCAAGTGGTTCGCTTTCGGGACCATGGGTATGCTTGTCGGGCTTGGTGCTTGGCAGGTTGTTTACCTGAGGGCTTACTTCAG ATCTAAACACCTTATCTAA
- a CDS encoding Collagen alpha-2(I) chain, whose protein sequence is MQSTKEPEFLDTGAISRSRSPSVVSSDSQFSRVNLMSPPSVTPSPAFISPSAASKIISADQEFNTADFVAEDEETGASATALVTPAALALLNGFLDNLLFNILASSRSTQLAGIRSAMADVLKPRLAKEVVASAEEELSEYMGGADDEPTRFRGGHQPSGDFDLVRSWKLTRLRCMVYTRLGDMEEDDEDEFIAQESLGETDGAPRRFTSHVDNITPAASIFLTSIIEYIGESALVIAGETSRSRLSAQLNNGNEFSGSGERKRIDRLVVEDLDMEKLALNATLGRLWRTWRQRRRGTSLSRTLSRESFRPLTPNEPLPVVIPPPLDPATVPLPMGDYDVQEIEVPGYIGDLDGEIQTMEAVVAHKVRPRSLMVFSSPSLVPKSLGSTKNSPVGASAIEPGKSIRHFRTRSLPNDPPQPESAEEKPESPTDHPSPTVSERKQLETMYEDDESAEYVDVAETAPGNAVTTEHIDTPSFKPAAEAFENSRMSILHEEEEAPPAVSETVTSLRAIAQDEDSITDQSNSARVSVVSLSDQPNQKDPKVIEGIGLREKPTLTSTIYRPTRQSSRDTSLLSARSISDQTSDSEMQNVVESQPTVQGAETSQAPPAPPMETVTSCINHHATDDDQINMATTTTRPTWLSEEHTEAAYSSQALPADASRTTSGSCNSQRSKARPQPVPVEVTTSNRSSSAPASAVERAAVQRMSRSSMSSSVISKTRRSGSFGSTRENTRPMTAGSTTSQVSNKLKGILSRSQGDSGSPGMRSSSETSRASDGSVDSADNEAANLDTLINSDETVHYTLTPRSVREMTFPDLPNRSVPRSETAGVSDLADLLDTTAPPPVEDKPSPQTLVSPRATEEISPISHTRSIESPKHIPLTTRLASLSPTSRSSKTGQARDARIVPSDSTRDFAEFMRSTGPASGPFESMTSISAESLRPARPPSTLSSVSRGNRPKLQARSAATRGSLSSDLIDFIREGPPMPAGAHRIPRAVAPFRDTLDSDDLHLENTTFCSFVSAGSTPNKSLTSLGSRSGLLDSNRNKATASGSATDIDEPQPVRKQRRAPDPYAIDNDDDDALLEELLEKEANPKPRREEESLIDFLRNVPPPPPSEQFPKPLAVSAPSSNGLTGASGMKARLLRTSQTSLRTQNSPTKVGQERNNGTIPSISNRQTNTGDLADFFRNTGPPPGTTRSSPTPIGSKPKDSGFSRFFTRRKKVGA, encoded by the exons ATGCAATCCACCAAAGAACCCGAATTCCTGGATACTGGGGCCATATCCCGTTCACGCAGCCCCAGCGTTGTGTCTAGTGATTCGCAGTTCTCTCGAGTCAATCTCATGTCCCCACCGTCCGTGACGCCGTCCCCAGCGTTCATCTCGCCATCTGCGGCTTCGAAGATTATCTCTGCCGACCAGGAGTTCAACACTGCCGATTTTGTCGCTGAGGATGAGGAAACCGGGGCTAGCGCCACGGCGCTGGTGACCCCGGCGGCGTTAGCGCTCCTGAACGGATTCCTCGATAACCTATTGTTTAATATTCTCGCTTCGTCAAGATCAACTCAGCTCGCAGGCATTCGATCCGCCATGGCTGATGTGTTGAAGCCCCGCTTGGCCAAGGAAGTTGTGGCATCAGCCGAAGAAGAGTTGAGCGAATACATGGGCGGAGCCGACGATGAGCCCACGAGATTCCGCGGCGGCCATCAGCCCAGCGGCGATTTTGACCTAGTACGCTCATGGAAGTTAACACGGCTACGATGCATGGTCTACACACGACTGGGCGAtatggaagaagatgacgaagacgaaTTCATCGCGCAAGAGAGCCTCGGAGAGACCGATGGAGCACCACGCAGATTTACTAGTCATGTCGACAATATTACACCTGCAGCTTCTATATTCCTTACCTCAATCATCGAATATATTGGCGAGAGTGCGCTCGTTATCGCTGGCGAGACATCGCGGTCTCGTCTGTCGGCACAGCTCAACAATGGTAATGAGTTTAGTGGATCTGGAGAGCGGAAAAGAATCGACCGACTTGTAGTGGAAGATCTCGATATGGAGAAGTTGGCCCTTAATGCAACCCTGGGTCGCCTGTGGCGCACGTGGAGGCAGCGCAGACGCGGAACCAGTCTTTCTCGAACACTCTCTCGTGAATCATTCCGTCCAC TGACTCCAAATGAGCCTCTCCCTGTGGTGATTCCGCCACCTTTGGACCCCGCCACCGTCCCCTTGCCAATGGGCGATTACGACGTTCAAGAGATCGAGGTCCCGGGATACATTGGCGATCTAGATGGAGAGATACAGACCAtggaggctgttgttgcCCACAAGGTGCGACCCCGCAGTCTGATGGTATTTTCATCGCCCTCGCTTGTGCCAAAATCCTTAGGTTCAACAAAAAACTCGCCAGTGGGTGCGTCAGCTATTGAACCTGGCAAATCAATCCGTCATTTTCGTACGAGGTCTCTACCTAATGACCCACCCCAACCCGAATCCGCCGAGGAGAAGCCAGAGTCGCCAACAGACCACCCGTCACCCACCGTATCGGAGAGAAAACAACTCGAGACTATGtatgaggatgatgaatcGGCCGAGTACGTGGATGTAGCCGAAACTGCACCTGGTAATGCTGTCACTACAGAACACATAGATACACCGTCCTTTAAACCTGCAGCCGAAGCTTTCGAAAATTCTAGAATGTCGATCTTGcacgaagaagaggaggcgCCTCCTGCAGTCAGCGAGACGGTTACATCCTTGCGCGCTATCGCCCAAGACGAAGACTCGATAACCGATCAATCCAATAGTGCTCGCGTCTCCGTCGTATCCTTGAGTGATCAGCCAAATCAGAAAGACCCAAAAGTGATTGAGGGCATTGGATTGCGCGAAAAGCCTACTTTGACTTCGACGATATACCGACCAACACGCCAGTCCTCGAGGGATACCAGTCTACTGAGTGCAAGGTCGATCTCTGACCAGACTAGTGACTCTGAAATGCAAAACGTTGTGGAGAGCCAGCCTACAGTGCAAGGGGCTGAGACTTCGCAAGCTCCACCCGCACCTCCGATGGAGACTGTCACATCTTGTATCAATCACCATGCGACTGATGATGATCAGATTAACATGGCCACGACCACCACCCGGCCCACTTGGCTATCGGAGGAACATACTGAGGCGGCATATTCTTCACAAGCTCTCCCGGCCGATGCCAGTCGCACGACCTCCGGTTCATGTAACTCGCAGAGATCAAAAGCTCGCCCCCAACCTGTTCCAGTGGAGGTTACAACCAGCAACCGGAGCTCTTCTGCCCCTGCTTCGGCAGTTGAACGAGCCGCTGTTCAGCGCATGTCTCGGTCATCGATGTCTTCTTCTGTCATCAGTAAAACCCGTCGGTCTGGTAGCTTCGGTAGCACTCGCGAGAATACGCGTCCAATGACTGCTGGCTCTACCACGTCGCAGGTGTCTAACAAATTGAAGGGTATCTTGAGTCGATCCCAGGGTGACTCTGGCTCACCCGGCATGCGCAGCTCGTCTGAGACTAGTCGCGCATCTGACGGGAGCGTAGACTCTGCAGACAACGAGGCTGCCAATTTGGACACGCTGATCAACAGTGATGAGACTGTTCATTACACCCTCACGCCCCGAAGTGTGAGGGAGATGACCTTCCCCGACCTGCCTAACCGATCAGTTCCTCGATCAGAAACGGCAGGCGTCTCCGACCTCGCAGATTTATTAGATACCACTGCACCACCACCAGTCGAAGATAAACCCTCTCCTCAAACTTTGGTTTCCCCAAGAGCAACTGAGGAGATATCTCCAATCTCCCACACCAGATCCATTGAGTCACCCAAGCACATCCCACTTACCACCCGCTTGGCCAGTTTGTCACCAACCTCGAGGTCTAGCAAAACTGGACAAGCGCGGGATGCGCGAATCGTGCCCTCGGATTCGACACGCGACTTTGCAGAATTCATGAGATCGACTGGCCCTGCTAGTGGGCCATTCGAGTCTATGACCTCTATCTCTGCCGAGAGCCTACGTCCTGCTCGTCCTCCATCAACTCTCTCCTCTGTCTCCCGTGGCAACCGACCTAAACTTCAAGCTCGGTCTGCTGCGACAAGAGGATCTCTGAGTTCGGACCTCATCGACTTCATTCGTGAGGGACCTCCTATGCCAGCAGGTGCTCACCGAATTCCTCGGGCAGTTGCACCTTTCCGTGACACTCTTGATTCAGATGATCTTCATCTAGAGAACACTACTTTCTGCTCTTTCGTCAGCGCTGGATCTACACCCAATAAATCCTTGACATCTCTTGGTTCACGGTCCGGATTGCTGGATTCAAATCGAAACAAGGCTACTGCATCAGGAAGCGCCACGGACATCGATGAGCCTCAACCTGTTCGGAAGCAACGCCGTGCCCCAGATCCCTACGccattgacaacgatgatgatgacgcgCTTCTGGAAGAGCTTCTGGAAAAGGAAGCAAACCCCAAGCCCAGGCGTGAGGAGGAGAGCCTGATAGATTTCCTGCGCAACgttcccccccctcccccctccgAACAGTTCCCGAAGCCGCTTGCAGTCAGTGCTCCTTCATCAAATGGTCTGACTGGTGCATCGGGCATGAAGGCCCGCCTGCTCCGCACCTCTCAAACCTCCTTGCGCACACAAAATTCCCCAACCAAGGTTGGCCAGGAGCGCAATAATGGCACTATACCTTCTATCTCAAACCGCCAGACTAACACTGGTGATTTGGCGGATTTCTTCCGTAACACCGGGCCTCCTCCGGGCACTACGCGATCTTCACCAACACCAATTGGATCTAAGCCAAAGGACAGTGGCTTCTCCCGCTTCTTCACACGTCGAAAAAAGGTTGGGGCCTAG